From one Lolium rigidum isolate FL_2022 chromosome 4, APGP_CSIRO_Lrig_0.1, whole genome shotgun sequence genomic stretch:
- the LOC124648436 gene encoding putative leucine-rich repeat receptor-like protein kinase At2g19210, which translates to MELSTARAMAAGPCLLLLCVATGVVLHARAQPDSKGFISIDCGLSGESAHVDDTTKLSYAPDASFIDAGTNHNISAEYVTPTMGKTWYNVRSFATGKRNCYTLRSLVSGLKYIVRAKFKYGNYDGLNLHPVFDLYIGVNYWQTVNISRPGQAILVEAIVVVPDDFVQVCLVNTDAGTPFISGLDLRPLKPTLYPQVTAAQGLALLDRLNFGPTNDSFVVRYPDDPHDRIWFTIVDTATWASISTPQKVNTIDDDSFEAPSAVLRTGIMPRNVSQKIELTWSSDPTPMDPSPGYLFVLHLAELQVLRSNALREVRVTINDKPWFASDFTFSPVYLYDIPFYNRQPFQYSQYNLSIEATSNSTLPPVINAAEIFTVLPTTNLGTDPEDVHAITAIKAKYQVSKNWMGDPCAPKTMAWDRLTCSYGAIGSRPRITSVSLSSSGLSGEISSSFTNLKAVQYLDLSNNNLIGSIPDTLSELPVLKVLDLSGNQLNGSIPSGLLKRIQDGSLDLRYVNNPNLCTDGNSCQLHAKKKSNMALYVAVPAVLLVVIVSVTVLLICLLKRNKKGSMDNSITPEKYKIPSNPTTNDVDSQSSLQHLESRRFTYKELEMITTNFQKVLGKGGFGYVYNGFLENGIQVAVKLRSHSSNQGVKEFLAEAQILTRIHHMNLVTMIGYCKDGEYMALVYEYMSEGTLQEHIDGSNRSGACLPWTHRLRIALESAQGLEYLHKGCNPPLIHRDVKATNILLNATLEARIADFGLSKVFNSNDTHVSTNTLVGTPGYVDPEYQMTMQPTVKSDVYSFGVVLLELVTGKPAILREPVPINIIQWVRQRLAQGNIEAIVDTRMRGCYDVNAVWKVADIALKCTAQSSVQRPNMTDVVGQLRECIELENGHSRDDVNNGFYTGSSGNDPNMSYDSYTTDQSTNVSPNNASFEMEKRLMRVPTVPTGPAAR; encoded by the exons ATGGAGCTATCAACGGCGCGAGCAATGGCGGCCGGTCCATGTCTGTTGCTCCTCTGCGTCGCCACCGGCGTTGTGCTCCACGCTCGCGCTCAGCCTGACAGCAAAG GATTCATAAGCATAGACTGCGGGCTCTCGGGGGAGTCGGCCCACGTGGATGATACCACCAAGCTCTCCTACGCCCCGGACGCCAGCTTCATCGACGCCGGCACCAACCACAACATCTCGGCCGAGTATGTGACCCCGACCATGGGCAAGACCTGGTACAACGTGCGCAGCTTCGCCACTGGCAAGCGTAACTGCTACACGCTCCGGTCCCTCGTCTCCGGGCTCAAGTACATCGTCCGAGCCAAGTTCAAGTACGGCAACTACGACGGCCTCAACCTCCACCCGGTGTTCGACCTCTACATCGGCGTCAACTACTGGCAGACCGTGAACATCTCGCGTCCGGGGCAGGCGATTTTGGtggaggccattgtggtggtgccgGACGATTTCGTGCAGGTGTGCCTGGTGAACACCGACGCCGGGACGCCCTTCATCTCTGGCCTTGACCTGAGGCCGCTGAAGCCGACGCTCTACCCGCAGGTGACTGCGGCGCAGGGGTTGGCCCTGCTCGACAGACTCAACTTCGGCCCGACCAACGATAGTTTCGTCGTCAGGTATCCCGATGACCCACACGACCGGATATGGTTCACTATAGTCGACACGGCGACCTGGGCCAGTATTTCGACGCCGCAGAAGGTGAATACCATAGACGACGATTCTTTCGAGGCGCCGTCGGCGGTGTTGCGGACGGGGATCATGCCGCGGAACGTCTCTCAGAAGATAGAGCTCACATGGTCCTCCGACCCCACCCCGATGGACCCTTCACCGGGGTACCTCTTCGTCCTGCACTTGGCCGAGCTGCAGGTCCTCCGCAGCAACGCCCTGCGGGAGGTGAGAGTCACCATCAACGACAAGCCGTGGTTTGCGTCGGACTTCACCTTCTCGCCGGTTTACCTCTATGACATCcccttctacaaccgtcaaccctTCCAGTACAGCCAATACAACCTCTCCATCGAGGCCACAAGTAACTCCACGCTGCCGCCCGTCATCAACGCTGCCGAGATCTTCACCGTGCTTCCCACCACCAACCTTGGCACGGATCCCGAGGATG TACATGCTATCACGGCAATCAAGGCGAAGTATCAAGTGAGCAAGAACTGGATGGGTGATCCTTGCGCTCCAAAGACCATGGCGTGGGATAGGTTGACCTGCAGCTACGGCGCCATTGGCAGCCGTCCAAGGATCACAAGCGT AAGCCTGTCTTCCAGTGGTCTCAGTGGGGAGATATCGTCTTCTTTCACTAACCTCAAGGCAGTCCAGTACTT GGACCTGTCAAACAATAACTTGATAGGCTCGATTCCAGATACCCTTTCAGAGTTGCCTGTATTGAAAGTTCT GGATTTGTCAGGCAACCAGCTCAATGGTTCAATCCCCTCTGGACTCCTCAAAAGAATTCAAGATGGTTCACTTGATCTAAG ATATGTCAATAATCCAAACCTTTGCACCGATGGCAATTCGTGCCAACTGCATGCCAAAAAGAAAAGCAACATGGCACTCTATGTAGCTGTCCCTGCAGTATTGCTTGTGGTGATAGTATCAGTGACAGTTCTACTCATTTGCTTGCTAAAACGGAACAAAAAAG GATCAATGGACAACTCCATAACGCCAGAGAAATATAAGATCCCGAGCAACCCAACAACAAATGATGTGGACAGCCAGAGTTCGCTGCAACATCTTGAGAGCCGTCGGTTCACGTACAAGGAGCTTGAGATGATAACGACCAACTTTCAGAAAGTGCTAGGCAAAGGAGGGTTTGGGTATGTCTATAACGGCTTCCTAGAGAACGGTATCCAGGTTGCGGTGAAGCTGCGGTCACATTCTTCGAATCAAGGAGTCAAGGAGTTTCTCGCAGAG GCTCAAATTTTGACACGAATTCATCACATGAATCTTGTCACCATGATTGGTTACTGCAAGGATGGGGAGTACATGGCACTTGTCTATGAGTATATGTCAGAAGGAACCTTGCAAGAGCATATAGACG GAAGCAATCGCAGTGGAGCATGTCTTCCCTGGACACACCGGCTGAGAATCGCCCTTGAATCTGCccaag GACTAGAGTACCTACACAAGGGTTGCAATCCGCCCCTCATCCATCGGGATGTGAAGGCCACCAACATATTGTTGAACGCGACGTTGGAGGCTAGGATTGCGGATTTTGGCCTGTCCAAGGTTTTCAATAGCAATGACACCCACGTGTCTACAAACACGCTCGTCGGCACACCAGGATACGTCGATCCCGAGTACCAAATGACCATGCAACCAACTGTCAAAAGCGATGTGTACAGCTTCGGAGTTGTGCTGCTAGAGTTAGTCACTGGAAAGCCGGCCATTCTTCGGGAGCCAGTGCCCATCAACATCATCCAGTGGGTACGACAACGGCTGGCACAAGGAAACATTGAGGCCATAGTGGATACACGCATGCGTGGTTGCTATGATGTCAATGCCGTGTGGAAGGTTGCAGACATCGCCCTCAAGTGCACTGCACAATCCTCAGTGCAACGTCCCAACATGACCGATGTGGTGGGACAATTGCGAGAATGCATTGAGCTAGAGAATGGACACTCTCGAGATGATGTAAACAATGGATTCTACACTGGTAGCAGCGGCAATGACCCAAACATGAGTTATGATTCTTACACCACTGATCAGTCCACCAATGTGAGCCCGAACAACGCTTCATTTGAGATGGAGAAACGTCTTATGAGAGTGCCAACAGTGCCCACCGGTCCCGCTGCACGTTGA